The following proteins come from a genomic window of Methylorubrum populi:
- a CDS encoding cupin domain-containing protein: MGEEQATGHAVFDVAESVRRLPETATTMVADHRFTDDETASARVFRVYRPTPPHYHTGCDEYLYALSGRCRMQFGDAPPVEVGPGMLVFFKRGVVHSVPEILEEPVVFLSVDTPRREPRDIQFVDAGTGTPDRFMRQTD; encoded by the coding sequence ATGGGCGAGGAGCAAGCGACCGGCCACGCCGTATTCGACGTCGCCGAGAGTGTCCGCCGCCTTCCCGAGACGGCGACTACAATGGTTGCCGATCACCGCTTCACCGACGACGAGACGGCCAGCGCCCGCGTCTTCCGGGTCTACCGGCCGACGCCCCCGCACTATCACACGGGCTGCGACGAGTATCTCTACGCCCTCTCCGGCCGCTGCCGGATGCAGTTCGGCGATGCGCCGCCGGTCGAGGTCGGGCCAGGCATGCTGGTGTTCTTCAAGCGCGGCGTGGTGCATTCGGTGCCGGAGATCCTGGAGGAGCCGGTGGTGTTCCTCTCCGTCGACACGCCGCGGCGGGAGCCGCGCGACATCCAGTTCGTGGACGCCGGCACGGGCACGCCGGACCGCTTCATGCGGCAGACGGATTGA
- a CDS encoding extracellular solute-binding protein: MLRLRRLGYFMGLSLAFALTGQAESAEVNLYTTREPGLIRPLLDAYTAKSGVTVNTVFVEKGLAERVAAEGARSNADVVMTVDIGNLIELVDRDLAQPVRSPVLEAAVPAPLRDGDGRWFALSMRARVLYADKALAELNSATYESLADPTWRGKICLRSGQHPYNTALIAAFLVRHGAEKTESWLRGVKANLARKAAGGDRDVARDIAADLCEIGLANSYYVGLMRSGRGGPDQQKWGEAIKVVLPTFEGGGTHVNVSGALVAKHAPHREEAVKLLEYLVSDEAQALYAKADFEYPVKSGVAVDPMLQALGPLTFDTTPLVEIARNRKAASLLADKVGFDN; the protein is encoded by the coding sequence ATGTTGCGGCTGCGGCGCCTCGGTTATTTCATGGGATTGAGCCTCGCCTTTGCTCTGACCGGGCAAGCCGAGAGCGCCGAGGTCAACCTCTACACGACCCGTGAGCCGGGCCTGATCCGGCCCCTCCTCGATGCCTACACGGCCAAGAGCGGCGTCACGGTCAACACCGTGTTCGTCGAGAAGGGCCTGGCGGAGCGCGTCGCGGCGGAAGGCGCCCGCAGCAACGCCGACGTGGTGATGACCGTCGATATCGGCAACCTGATCGAGCTGGTCGACCGCGACCTCGCCCAGCCGGTCCGGTCCCCCGTCCTCGAAGCGGCGGTTCCGGCGCCGCTGCGCGACGGGGACGGGCGCTGGTTCGCCCTCTCCATGCGCGCCCGCGTGCTCTACGCCGACAAGGCGCTCGCCGAGCTGAACAGCGCGACCTACGAATCGCTCGCCGATCCGACATGGCGGGGCAAGATCTGCCTCCGGTCGGGCCAGCACCCCTACAACACCGCCCTCATCGCGGCCTTCCTCGTGCGCCACGGCGCGGAGAAGACGGAGAGCTGGCTGCGCGGCGTCAAGGCCAACCTCGCCCGCAAGGCGGCCGGGGGCGACCGGGACGTGGCGCGCGACATCGCCGCCGACCTCTGCGAGATCGGGCTGGCCAACTCGTACTATGTCGGGCTGATGCGCTCGGGCCGCGGCGGGCCGGACCAGCAGAAATGGGGCGAGGCAATCAAGGTCGTGCTGCCGACGTTCGAGGGTGGCGGTACCCACGTGAACGTGTCGGGCGCCCTCGTCGCCAAGCACGCGCCGCATCGCGAGGAAGCGGTCAAGCTCCTCGAATACCTCGTCTCCGACGAGGCGCAGGCGCTCTACGCCAAGGCCGACTTCGAGTATCCGGTCAAATCCGGCGTCGCCGTCGATCCGATGCTGCAGGCGCTCGGCCCGCTCACCTTCGACACGACGCCGCTCGTCGAGATCGCCCGCAACCGCAAGGCGGCGAGTCTGCTCGCGGACAAGGTCGGCTTCGACAACTGA
- a CDS encoding cyclic nucleotide-binding domain-containing protein, whose product MNWVEAIGYLGTALTVASTAMGTMIPLRIVALCASCAVITYGFLIGSVPVMLTEAIQIPFNAWRLYEMIRLVRDTEKAASGDLSLDWLKSFGTSRRFRAGEVLFLKDDPAHEMYLIESGRFRIAEHGLDVRPGQIVGELGMLSPGNRRTGSLACVEAGSARCLSYSEVKQLYYQNPEFGFYFLKLTSERLFQSAAETAGTARPAAPVGSDVL is encoded by the coding sequence ATGAACTGGGTCGAGGCGATCGGCTATCTCGGGACGGCACTCACCGTCGCCTCCACGGCGATGGGCACGATGATCCCGCTGCGCATCGTGGCCCTGTGCGCGAGTTGCGCCGTCATCACCTACGGCTTCCTGATCGGCAGCGTCCCGGTGATGCTCACAGAGGCGATCCAGATCCCCTTCAATGCCTGGCGCCTCTACGAGATGATCCGCCTCGTACGCGACACGGAGAAGGCGGCCTCGGGCGACCTCTCCCTGGACTGGCTGAAATCCTTCGGGACCTCGCGCCGCTTCCGCGCCGGCGAGGTGCTGTTCCTCAAAGACGATCCGGCCCACGAGATGTACCTGATCGAGAGCGGACGCTTCCGAATCGCCGAGCACGGACTCGACGTGCGGCCGGGCCAGATCGTCGGCGAGCTCGGCATGCTCTCGCCGGGCAATCGCCGGACCGGGTCGCTCGCCTGCGTGGAGGCGGGCTCCGCGCGCTGCCTATCCTATTCCGAGGTCAAGCAGCTCTACTACCAGAACCCGGAATTCGGCTTCTATTTCCTGAAGCTGACCAGCGAGCGCCTGTTCCAGAGCGCCGCCGAAACCGCGGGAACGGCACGACCCGCCGCGCCGGTGGGCAGCGACGTGCTGTGA
- a CDS encoding FAD-dependent monooxygenase: MDTQQAGRVLIAGGGIAGLAVRRALHQQGIPSLTLERRRVQADAGLAINLPGNAVRALQQLGLLDALRETGSPVRRREYRTERGRLLFAVDETAFWGAETVSHCLRRADLLRLLQRGLPSDDIRQGAELAVVRQTSQKVEVELEDGATESGGLLVGSDGVHSTVRRGLFGNQALGAAMLARQSWRFMAPNPGIEAWTLWAGAGALFLLIPVDRDEAYGWVSAGMDRDGSADPASIRGAFAPFPRLVRDTLDAALSRPDAIYHSPLEEVRIPAWTRDRIVLLGDAAHATAPVWAQGAALALEDALVLARLLAERSDWTGVGAAYERLRRPRVEHVQQMTDRLSRTARLPDWVRNLLLPVVGPRSYRATYDPLRTPAV, from the coding sequence ATGGACACGCAACAGGCCGGCCGGGTGCTGATCGCCGGTGGTGGCATCGCCGGGCTCGCCGTCCGGCGGGCCCTGCATCAGCAGGGCATTCCGTCGCTCACGCTGGAGCGGCGGCGCGTGCAGGCGGATGCGGGGCTCGCGATCAACCTGCCCGGCAATGCGGTGCGCGCGTTGCAGCAACTCGGTCTGCTCGATGCGCTGCGCGAGACCGGCTCGCCGGTGCGCCGTCGCGAGTACCGGACCGAGCGCGGGCGCCTCCTCTTTGCCGTGGACGAGACCGCCTTCTGGGGGGCCGAGACCGTCTCCCATTGCCTGCGGCGCGCCGACCTGCTGCGCCTGCTGCAGCGCGGCCTGCCGTCGGACGACATTCGGCAGGGGGCCGAACTCGCCGTCGTCCGGCAGACGTCGCAGAAGGTCGAGGTCGAACTCGAGGATGGCGCCACGGAATCGGGCGGCTTGCTGGTCGGTTCCGACGGCGTGCATTCGACGGTCCGCCGCGGCCTGTTCGGCAATCAGGCGCTCGGCGCCGCAATGCTGGCGCGTCAGAGCTGGCGCTTCATGGCGCCCAATCCGGGCATCGAGGCCTGGACCCTATGGGCCGGGGCCGGGGCCCTGTTCCTGCTGATCCCGGTCGATCGCGACGAGGCCTATGGCTGGGTCTCGGCCGGCATGGACCGGGATGGCAGCGCCGACCCGGCGTCGATCCGCGGCGCGTTCGCCCCGTTTCCCCGCCTCGTACGGGACACGCTCGACGCCGCCCTCTCGCGACCGGACGCGATCTATCACTCGCCCCTGGAAGAGGTCCGCATCCCCGCCTGGACCCGCGACCGCATCGTCCTGCTGGGTGATGCGGCACATGCCACCGCGCCGGTCTGGGCCCAGGGCGCGGCGCTCGCGCTGGAGGATGCGCTGGTGCTAGCCCGCCTCCTCGCGGAGCGAAGCGATTGGACTGGTGTCGGAGCGGCCTACGAGCGCCTGCGCCGCCCGCGCGTCGAGCATGTCCAGCAGATGACGGATCGCCTGTCGCGCACGGCGCGGTTACCGGACTGGGTGAGGAATCTGCTGCTCCCGGTCGTCGGCCCGCGCAGCTACCGCGCGACCTACGATCCGCTTCGAACGCCGGCGGTCTGA
- a CDS encoding ABC transporter ATP-binding protein: MSRRYGRTPALEEVSLSLSPGEILAVLGDSGCGKSTLLRLVAGLDSPDAGEIRIDGRCVAGGSRGVGGDEPPDIRCVGLMFQDYALFPHLTVLANVRFGLSHLSAAQAKAVARERLAEVGLAGREASYPATLSGGEAQRVALARALAPRPRVLLLDEPFSNLDAGTRERVRADTLAVLRQDGISAILVTHDAAEAVEFADRIALMRKGRLIQCDTAEVLYRAPVSPFAARALGDVVMVAGHAADGRLTTPLGAIPLPSAAPDGPVQVCLRPEAIRIVSRGEGVQGRILRRSFAGARSRIDIEVPGLDAPLRLTAAPDEIADDSVELTLVEAGVLVFPGTGHV; encoded by the coding sequence GTGAGCCGGCGCTACGGCCGCACGCCGGCGCTCGAGGAGGTTTCGCTGTCCCTGTCTCCCGGTGAGATCCTCGCCGTTCTGGGCGATTCCGGGTGCGGGAAGAGCACGCTTCTGCGATTGGTCGCCGGGCTCGATTCCCCCGATGCCGGCGAGATCCGGATCGACGGTCGATGCGTTGCGGGTGGCAGTAGGGGCGTCGGCGGCGACGAACCGCCGGACATCCGCTGCGTTGGCCTGATGTTCCAGGATTACGCCCTGTTCCCCCACCTCACCGTGCTGGCCAATGTCCGGTTCGGCCTGAGCCACCTGTCGGCTGCGCAGGCGAAGGCCGTGGCGCGGGAGCGCCTGGCCGAGGTCGGGCTCGCGGGTCGTGAGGCGAGCTATCCGGCGACGCTTTCCGGCGGCGAGGCGCAGCGGGTGGCGCTAGCGCGGGCGCTCGCGCCGCGCCCCCGTGTGCTGCTCCTCGACGAACCGTTCTCGAATCTCGATGCCGGCACCCGGGAGCGGGTTCGTGCCGACACGCTCGCCGTCCTGCGCCAGGACGGCATCAGCGCCATCCTCGTGACCCACGACGCCGCCGAGGCCGTAGAGTTCGCCGACCGCATCGCCCTGATGCGGAAGGGTCGATTGATCCAGTGCGACACCGCCGAGGTCCTGTATCGCGCGCCCGTAAGCCCCTTCGCCGCGCGGGCGCTCGGCGACGTCGTGATGGTGGCAGGCCACGCCGCCGACGGGCGGCTGACGACGCCGCTGGGAGCGATTCCTTTACCCTCCGCCGCCCCGGACGGGCCCGTGCAGGTTTGCCTTCGGCCCGAAGCGATCCGCATCGTATCGCGGGGCGAGGGTGTGCAGGGCCGGATCCTGCGCCGCAGCTTTGCCGGCGCGCGCAGCCGCATCGACATCGAGGTCCCGGGTCTCGACGCACCGCTGCGTCTCACCGCGGCACCGGATGAGATTGCGGATGACAGCGTCGAGCTGACGCTCGTGGAAGCAGGCGTCCTGGTTTTTCCCGGAACCGGACACGTTTGA
- a CDS encoding sulfate transporter family protein, with the protein MLIKAAAAALRQVFSPALRGILFKSLALTIGLLVVAWFGLTRLIQAFQASHHISADYPFFDTLAFFLAGAGLFVALAYIMPAVSILVAGFFLDDVAEVVERSDFPADAPGRALPWGQALGSALRFAGLALIVNLVALILVFVPGVNLFAFFGANAYLLGREYFELAAGRFRPLPEARAMREHYGFTVIAAGCLLAGLMIVPVVNLVTPLFGVALMVHLHKGLERRALPGPTGADARLPNRR; encoded by the coding sequence ATGCTCATCAAGGCCGCTGCCGCAGCCCTGCGGCAGGTATTCTCGCCCGCCCTGCGCGGTATCCTGTTCAAGTCGCTGGCGCTCACCATCGGGCTGCTGGTGGTCGCCTGGTTCGGTCTGACACGCCTGATCCAGGCGTTCCAGGCCAGCCACCACATTTCGGCCGATTACCCGTTCTTCGACACGCTCGCGTTCTTCCTGGCCGGCGCCGGGCTGTTCGTGGCGCTGGCCTATATCATGCCAGCGGTCTCGATCCTCGTGGCCGGATTCTTCCTCGACGACGTCGCCGAGGTGGTCGAGCGCAGCGACTTCCCCGCCGACGCGCCGGGGCGCGCCTTGCCCTGGGGTCAGGCGCTCGGCTCGGCTCTGCGCTTTGCGGGCCTTGCCCTGATCGTGAACCTCGTCGCGCTGATCCTCGTCTTCGTCCCGGGTGTGAACCTCTTCGCCTTCTTCGGCGCCAACGCCTACCTGCTCGGACGCGAGTATTTCGAACTCGCCGCCGGCCGGTTCCGACCCCTGCCTGAAGCGCGGGCGATGCGCGAGCATTACGGGTTCACGGTGATCGCCGCCGGCTGCCTGCTCGCCGGCCTGATGATCGTGCCGGTGGTCAACCTCGTCACGCCGCTTTTCGGCGTCGCTCTGATGGTCCACCTGCACAAGGGTCTCGAACGCAGGGCTCTGCCCGGCCCGACGGGGGCCGACGCGCGCCTTCCGAACCGGCGCTGA
- a CDS encoding sulfate ABC transporter substrate-binding protein produces MWRRDDVFDGHPIRLGAAPRRRTALFGLAMAACLVSAGSAFSQTEILNVSYDPTRELYREINAAFSEEWKAKSGETITVRAAHGGSGAQARTVIDGIPADVVTLGIPSDIDAIANLSKKIPADWRTKLPNEGLPYTSTVVFLVRKGNPKGVKDWDDLAKPDVKVITPNPKTSAGGRWNFLAAWGYAYERDGRDKEKANAFVGSLYKNVPVLDTGARGSTVTFAQRGLGDVLPTWENEAFLVLEEFGKDKFDIVVPPTSIYAEPPVALVEANVEKKGTRKQAEAYLQFLYSDKAQAIFAKHHYRPIKREAAKPEDLAQLPEIKLFKIEDLQGSWDQIQKANFDNGGLFDQLSRAGR; encoded by the coding sequence ATGTGGAGGCGAGACGACGTGTTCGACGGACATCCGATCAGACTTGGTGCGGCACCTCGTCGGCGCACGGCCCTTTTCGGTCTCGCTATGGCAGCCTGCCTCGTCTCTGCCGGCAGCGCCTTCTCGCAGACCGAGATCCTCAACGTCTCCTACGATCCGACGCGCGAACTCTACCGCGAGATCAACGCGGCGTTTTCCGAGGAGTGGAAGGCCAAGTCCGGTGAGACGATCACCGTGCGCGCCGCCCATGGCGGTTCCGGCGCGCAGGCCCGCACGGTCATCGACGGCATCCCCGCGGATGTCGTGACCCTCGGCATCCCCTCCGACATCGACGCCATCGCCAACCTCTCGAAGAAGATCCCGGCGGACTGGCGCACCAAGCTGCCGAACGAGGGCCTGCCCTACACCTCGACCGTCGTGTTCCTCGTCCGCAAGGGCAACCCGAAGGGCGTGAAGGACTGGGACGACCTCGCCAAGCCCGACGTGAAGGTCATTACCCCGAACCCGAAGACCTCGGCCGGCGGGCGCTGGAACTTTCTCGCCGCCTGGGGTTACGCCTATGAGCGCGACGGCCGGGACAAGGAGAAGGCCAACGCCTTCGTCGGCTCGCTCTACAAGAACGTGCCGGTGCTCGACACCGGCGCCCGCGGCTCGACCGTGACCTTCGCCCAGCGCGGCCTCGGCGACGTGCTGCCGACCTGGGAGAATGAGGCCTTCCTCGTGCTCGAGGAATTCGGCAAGGACAAGTTCGACATCGTCGTGCCGCCGACCTCGATCTATGCCGAGCCGCCGGTCGCCCTCGTCGAGGCCAACGTCGAGAAGAAGGGCACCCGCAAGCAGGCCGAGGCCTATCTCCAGTTCCTCTACAGCGACAAGGCGCAGGCGATCTTCGCCAAGCACCATTATCGTCCGATCAAGCGCGAGGCGGCCAAGCCCGAGGATCTGGCGCAGCTGCCCGAGATCAAACTGTTCAAGATCGAGGATCTGCAGGGCTCGTGGGACCAGATCCAGAAGGCGAACTTCGACAATGGCGGCCTGTTCGACCAACTGAGCCGGGCCGGGCGCTGA
- a CDS encoding flavin monoamine oxidase family protein — protein sequence MLFVPEHARFRSTVMPRVAPLPASPDVIVIGAGAAGIASARRLIERGLSVAVLEARDRVGGRAVTTQLRGHAVDLGAHWLHAGPINPLVALGKLRGEPLRRAAQHEHLWIGQRRGRPDEEAAFSRAFDVADRAITRAAGRSEDGPAGRALPRHLGPWGERIALVHGLVSGRPLDEVSLHDWPSLEYGDNFFIAGGYGAYLSRLAIGLPIRLGCPVSGLDWSGPGVRVRLADGGRIAARAAIVTIPVPVLQAAFRFDPPLPGRPRDAIDGFLAGIYEHVVLHWPSAPFRGRDRLASVVGGRHKPPGMLTRIDATPFHYFELDTAFARALDATGTGADGARRLARAVLDEHFGRGTLRDLAIPAVTAWRHDPWSRGSWAVVPPGHAAARTTLQEPVGERIWFAGEANSRAQWGTAGGAYEEGLRAADRVADTLAAPLAATLADASDRSDRRASG from the coding sequence ATGCTCTTCGTCCCCGAGCACGCCCGCTTCCGTTCGACCGTCATGCCGCGAGTCGCGCCGCTGCCCGCCTCGCCCGACGTGATCGTGATCGGCGCGGGTGCCGCCGGCATCGCTTCGGCCCGCCGGCTGATCGAGCGCGGCCTGTCCGTCGCGGTTCTCGAAGCCCGCGACCGGGTCGGTGGACGGGCGGTGACGACACAGCTGCGCGGTCATGCGGTCGATCTCGGCGCGCACTGGCTGCATGCCGGCCCGATCAATCCCCTTGTCGCTCTTGGCAAGCTCCGCGGCGAGCCGCTGCGCCGCGCCGCGCAGCACGAGCACCTCTGGATCGGACAGCGTCGCGGGCGGCCGGACGAGGAGGCTGCCTTCTCCCGTGCCTTCGACGTCGCCGACCGGGCGATCACGCGGGCGGCCGGCCGCAGCGAGGACGGACCGGCCGGCCGCGCCCTGCCCCGCCATCTCGGGCCCTGGGGTGAGCGCATCGCCCTCGTTCATGGCCTGGTCTCAGGCCGGCCGCTCGACGAGGTTTCGCTCCACGACTGGCCGAGCCTGGAATACGGCGACAACTTCTTTATCGCGGGCGGCTACGGCGCCTATCTGTCGCGACTGGCGATCGGCTTGCCGATCCGCCTCGGCTGCCCGGTGAGCGGCCTCGACTGGTCAGGGCCGGGCGTGCGGGTGCGGCTCGCCGATGGAGGGCGGATCGCGGCGCGGGCCGCCATCGTGACCATTCCGGTTCCCGTGCTCCAGGCGGCGTTCCGCTTCGATCCGCCCCTTCCCGGGCGCCCGCGCGACGCCATCGACGGCTTCCTTGCGGGAATCTACGAGCACGTCGTCCTGCACTGGCCCTCCGCCCCTTTTCGCGGCCGCGACCGACTCGCCAGCGTGGTCGGAGGACGCCACAAACCGCCGGGGATGTTGACCCGGATCGACGCTACGCCGTTTCATTACTTCGAACTGGATACGGCCTTCGCCCGCGCGCTCGACGCGACCGGGACCGGTGCCGACGGGGCGCGGCGCCTCGCCCGCGCGGTGCTGGACGAGCATTTCGGTCGCGGTACCCTTCGTGACCTCGCGATCCCGGCGGTCACCGCGTGGCGACACGATCCCTGGTCCCGGGGATCCTGGGCCGTGGTTCCTCCCGGTCACGCAGCGGCTCGGACGACGCTTCAAGAGCCGGTGGGCGAGCGAATCTGGTTCGCGGGCGAGGCCAACTCCCGTGCGCAGTGGGGAACCGCGGGCGGCGCCTATGAGGAAGGGCTGCGGGCGGCAGACCGCGTTGCCGACACGCTTGCTGCCCCTCTTGCCGCCACCCTCGCCGATGCCTCCGACCGCTCGGATCGACGCGCGAGCGGGTGA
- a CDS encoding ABC transporter permease: MTPARGLLYAASAMLAAVLLAPVLSLAVAAADGSGELWPHLAAYVLPQAIRDTGLLLAGVGFLVIALGTATAWLVSAFAFPGRRILDAALLLPLAVPTYVVAYAYLDLMHPLGPVQTGLRAALGLRSPRDLSLPDLRSLPGCVLLLGFVLYPYVYLPTRALFLMRAGTLLEAARMLGAGPARTFFRVALPLARPAIALGTGLALMEALNDVGAAEFLGVRTLTVQVYATWVNRSDLAGAAQIALVMLAGVVGLVALERLARGGRSYAGSGHRDRPTARRPLSGWRAGLALALGLTPVLLGFGLPAGYLLSAAWQRLQETGLPETLAAQALNTVFYASIATLMTVAVGLLVAASPHLLGRRSGSTLIRAAGLGYAMPGTVLAVGLLAPLALLDHGLANLAHAGLGWAPAVGLGTGAALVIAYTLRFLTISVGATEAGLARIPSTLPDAARVLGRGRFGTLLTVQIPLAWPAVLSGALLAFVDMAKELPVTLLLRPLNVETLSTHLYGEAARGTYEDGAASALLIVMTGLIPVALLLRLDRNTAPRRRRPDA, encoded by the coding sequence ATGACGCCCGCGCGCGGACTCCTCTATGCGGCGTCGGCGATGCTGGCCGCCGTCCTCCTGGCGCCGGTCCTCTCGCTCGCCGTCGCGGCGGCCGACGGGTCCGGCGAGTTGTGGCCCCATCTCGCGGCCTACGTCCTGCCGCAGGCGATCCGCGATACCGGCCTGCTGCTCGCAGGCGTGGGATTCCTGGTGATCGCGCTCGGCACCGCAACGGCGTGGCTGGTTTCGGCCTTCGCCTTTCCCGGCCGCCGAATCCTCGACGCGGCCCTCCTGCTGCCGCTCGCGGTTCCCACCTACGTGGTGGCCTACGCCTATCTCGACCTGATGCACCCGCTCGGTCCGGTGCAGACGGGCCTGCGGGCTGCGCTCGGCCTGCGCAGCCCGCGCGACCTCTCCCTCCCCGATCTGCGCTCCCTGCCCGGTTGCGTTCTCCTTCTCGGCTTCGTCCTCTACCCCTACGTCTACCTGCCGACGCGGGCGCTGTTCCTGATGCGGGCGGGGACGCTGCTTGAGGCCGCGCGCATGCTCGGAGCCGGGCCGGCGCGGACGTTCTTCCGGGTGGCGCTGCCGCTGGCCCGCCCGGCCATCGCTCTCGGCACCGGACTCGCGCTGATGGAGGCCCTGAACGATGTCGGCGCGGCCGAATTTCTGGGAGTTCGCACGCTCACGGTGCAGGTCTACGCAACCTGGGTGAACCGCTCCGACTTGGCCGGCGCCGCGCAGATCGCCCTGGTGATGCTCGCCGGTGTCGTCGGTCTCGTCGCGCTCGAACGGCTGGCTCGCGGCGGGAGAAGCTATGCAGGTTCGGGTCATCGCGACCGGCCGACCGCGCGTCGACCGCTCTCCGGCTGGCGGGCAGGCCTGGCGCTCGCCCTCGGCCTTACCCCGGTGCTCCTCGGTTTCGGCCTGCCGGCGGGCTATCTCTTATCGGCGGCTTGGCAGCGCCTGCAGGAAACGGGGCTGCCGGAGACGCTGGCCGCGCAGGCCCTCAACACCGTGTTCTACGCGAGCATCGCCACTCTGATGACGGTCGCGGTCGGGCTGCTGGTCGCCGCCTCCCCGCATCTCCTCGGACGTCGAAGCGGCTCGACGCTGATCCGCGCCGCCGGCCTCGGCTACGCGATGCCCGGTACGGTGCTGGCCGTCGGGCTCCTCGCACCGCTCGCCCTGCTCGATCACGGCTTGGCCAATTTGGCGCATGCCGGGCTCGGCTGGGCACCGGCCGTCGGCCTCGGAACGGGCGCGGCACTGGTGATCGCCTACACGCTCCGCTTCCTGACCATCTCGGTCGGCGCGACGGAGGCAGGACTCGCCCGCATTCCCTCGACCCTTCCCGACGCGGCGCGGGTTCTGGGACGCGGGCGCTTCGGCACGTTGCTCACCGTGCAGATCCCGCTCGCATGGCCGGCCGTTCTGAGCGGGGCCCTGCTCGCCTTCGTGGACATGGCGAAGGAGCTGCCGGTGACGCTGCTCCTGCGCCCGCTCAACGTCGAGACCCTGAGCACCCACCTCTACGGCGAGGCCGCCCGCGGCACCTATGAGGACGGTGCCGCGAGCGCGTTGTTGATCGTGATGACGGGTCTGATTCCCGTCGCCCTGCTGCTGCGCCTCGACCGGAATACCGCCCCGCGGCGGCGCCGGCCGGACGCCTGA
- a CDS encoding Kelch repeat-containing protein, which translates to MARPLFPGLSLLAALLAVAPAAAHEVGAWAGASSAPAERSEVAVAALDGKAYVIGDYNGATELLIYDLAADSWSKGAPFPYPVHHTMAAEKGGRIYVFGGYVNGWEASDKVWAYDPKLNAWQPRAPMPTPRAAGGAALINDKIHVVGGSGSGRGNVRTHEVYDPAGDTWSKAADLPTPRDHLAVQTVEGRIVASGGRIDGDSGKNLSANQVYDPERDAWSEAAPLPTARSGVASAVLGREVFVIGGESNRRTYDEVEAFDLPANLWRALARLPTARHGFGAVTYKGRIYTLTGSPRPGGDRSGTVEVLDPNGAAPAR; encoded by the coding sequence ATGGCACGCCCGCTTTTCCCCGGTCTCTCTCTCCTCGCCGCCCTGCTCGCCGTCGCGCCCGCCGCCGCCCATGAGGTCGGGGCCTGGGCCGGCGCCAGCTCCGCGCCGGCGGAGCGCTCCGAGGTGGCGGTCGCGGCGCTCGACGGCAAGGCCTACGTCATCGGCGACTACAACGGCGCGACCGAACTCCTGATCTACGATCTCGCGGCCGATTCCTGGAGCAAGGGCGCGCCGTTCCCCTATCCCGTCCACCACACCATGGCGGCGGAGAAGGGCGGCCGGATCTACGTCTTCGGCGGCTACGTCAACGGCTGGGAGGCCAGCGACAAGGTCTGGGCCTACGATCCGAAATTGAACGCCTGGCAGCCCCGGGCGCCGATGCCGACCCCGCGGGCCGCGGGCGGAGCGGCCTTGATCAACGACAAGATCCACGTCGTCGGCGGCAGCGGATCGGGTCGCGGCAACGTGCGCACCCACGAAGTCTACGATCCGGCCGGCGATACCTGGAGCAAGGCCGCTGACCTGCCGACGCCGCGCGACCATCTCGCGGTGCAGACGGTGGAGGGCCGCATCGTCGCCAGCGGAGGCCGGATCGACGGCGATTCCGGCAAGAACCTCTCGGCCAATCAGGTCTACGATCCCGAGCGTGACGCCTGGAGCGAGGCCGCTCCCCTGCCGACCGCCCGCAGCGGCGTCGCCTCGGCGGTACTCGGCCGCGAAGTGTTCGTCATCGGCGGGGAGTCGAACCGCAGGACCTACGACGAGGTCGAGGCCTTCGATCTGCCGGCCAATCTCTGGCGCGCGCTGGCGCGGCTTCCCACGGCGCGCCACGGCTTCGGCGCCGTGACCTACAAGGGCCGCATCTACACCCTGACCGGGAGCCCGCGGCCCGGCGGCGACCGGTCCGGCACGGTCGAGGTGCTGGATCCAAACGGCGCCGCACCGGCCCGGTGA